Proteins encoded together in one Pseudomonas sp. TCU-HL1 window:
- the lptE gene encoding LPS assembly lipoprotein LptE, whose product MMKRNLLVLGLTALLSACGFHLRGTGDADFALTELDVTARNQYGQTVKAMRDALEDNGVNVHAGAPYTLVLAREDETQRTASYTGGNRSAEYELNQTLQYEIRGANDLLLMDDKLTVQKYYVHDSNNLIGSDQEAAQLRQEMRQEMIQQMVMRLQLITPAQLDQLQQTAEAKAKAEAEALEAARQAEKAQQPQQSPLQLPIQ is encoded by the coding sequence ATGATGAAACGGAATCTGCTGGTCCTGGGCCTTACCGCGCTGCTGAGCGCATGCGGCTTCCACCTGCGCGGCACTGGCGACGCCGACTTCGCCCTGACCGAGCTGGACGTCACAGCCCGCAACCAGTACGGCCAGACCGTCAAGGCGATGCGCGATGCCCTGGAAGACAACGGCGTCAATGTCCATGCCGGCGCACCGTACACCCTCGTGCTGGCCCGCGAAGACGAAACCCAGCGCACCGCGTCCTACACCGGCGGCAACCGCAGCGCCGAGTACGAACTGAACCAGACACTGCAGTACGAGATCCGCGGCGCCAACGACCTGCTGCTGATGGACGACAAGCTGACCGTGCAGAAGTACTACGTGCATGACAGCAACAACCTGATCGGCTCCGACCAGGAAGCGGCACAACTGCGCCAGGAAATGCGTCAGGAGATGATCCAACAGATGGTCATGCGCCTGCAGCTGATCACCCCGGCCCAGTTGGACCAGCTGCAGCAGACCGCCGAAGCCAAGGCAAAAGCCGAAGCAGAAGCCCTGGAAGCTGCCCGCCAGGCCGAGAAGGCCCAGCAACCGCAGCAGTCGCCGCTGCAACTGCCCATCCAGTGA
- the leuS gene encoding leucine--tRNA ligase — MHEQYQPREIEAAAQAHWDAHKSFEVSEQPGKDTFYCLSMFPYPSGKLHMGHVRNYTIGDVIARYHRMQGKNVLQPMGWDAFGMPAENAAMKNNVAPAKWTYENIAYMKSQLNSLGLAIDWSREVTTCKPDYYRWEQWLFTRLFEKGVIYRKNGTVNWDPVDQTVLANEQVIDGRGWRSGALVEKREIPMYYFKITAYADELLSSLDDLDGWPEQVKTMQRNWIGKSRGMEVSFPYDPASIGQAGAMKVFTTRPDTLLGATYVAVAAEHPLATLAVQKLPADKAAELQAFIDECKRGGVAEADIATQEKKGLPTPLFVEHPLTGEKLPVWVANYVLMNYGEGAVMAVPAHDERDFAFAHKYDLPMKAVIRTSAGDETPAPWQDAYGEHGQLINSGEFDGLDYQGAFDAIEVALQKKGLGQARTQFRLRDWGISRQRYWGCPIPIIHCPSCGDVPVPEDQLPVVLPEDVVPDGAGSPLAKMPEFYACTCPKCGTTAKRETDTMDTFVESSWYFARYASPNYDKGMVDPAAANHWLPVDQYIGGIEHAILHLLYARFFHKLMRDEGLVSSNEPFKNLLTQGMVVAETYYRTAANGGKDWFNPADVEVERDAKAKVIGARLKSDGLPVEIGGTEKMSKSKNNGVDPQAMIDQYGADTCRLFMMFASPPDMSLEWSDSGVEGASRFLRRVWRLAQSHVAAGLPTALDRSALNDDQKAVHRAIHLAIKQASQDIGQYHKFNTAIAAVMTLMNVLEKAAQSSAEDRALLQEGLEAVALLLAPITPHISHELWRELGHADAIIDADWPTVDEAALVQDSLQLVVQVNGKLRGHIEVPADASREAVEATARANENVLRFTDGLTIRKVIVVPGKLVNIVAN, encoded by the coding sequence ATGCACGAACAGTATCAGCCCCGCGAAATCGAAGCCGCCGCGCAAGCCCACTGGGACGCGCATAAATCCTTTGAAGTGAGTGAGCAGCCCGGCAAGGACACCTTCTATTGCCTGTCGATGTTCCCCTACCCGAGCGGCAAGCTACACATGGGGCACGTGCGCAACTACACCATCGGTGACGTGATCGCCCGCTACCACCGCATGCAGGGCAAGAACGTGCTGCAGCCCATGGGCTGGGACGCTTTCGGCATGCCGGCGGAAAACGCCGCGATGAAGAACAACGTTGCGCCCGCCAAGTGGACCTACGAGAACATCGCCTACATGAAGTCCCAGCTCAACAGCCTGGGGCTGGCGATCGATTGGTCCCGTGAGGTCACCACCTGCAAGCCCGACTACTACCGCTGGGAGCAGTGGCTGTTCACCCGCCTGTTCGAGAAAGGCGTGATCTACCGCAAGAACGGCACCGTCAACTGGGACCCGGTGGACCAGACGGTCCTCGCCAACGAGCAGGTCATCGACGGCCGTGGCTGGCGTTCCGGTGCGCTGGTGGAGAAGCGCGAGATCCCGATGTACTACTTCAAGATCACCGCCTACGCGGATGAACTCTTGAGCAGCCTCGACGACCTGGATGGCTGGCCCGAGCAGGTCAAGACCATGCAGCGCAACTGGATCGGCAAGTCCCGCGGCATGGAAGTCAGCTTCCCCTACGATCCGGCCAGCATCGGCCAGGCCGGCGCGATGAAGGTCTTCACCACCCGCCCCGACACCCTGCTGGGCGCCACCTACGTCGCCGTCGCCGCCGAGCACCCGCTGGCCACCCTGGCCGTGCAGAAGCTGCCGGCCGACAAGGCCGCCGAGCTGCAAGCTTTCATCGACGAATGCAAGCGTGGCGGCGTCGCCGAAGCCGATATCGCCACCCAGGAAAAGAAAGGCCTGCCCACGCCGCTCTTCGTCGAGCACCCGCTGACCGGCGAGAAGCTGCCAGTCTGGGTCGCCAACTACGTCCTGATGAACTACGGCGAAGGCGCCGTGATGGCCGTGCCGGCCCACGACGAGCGCGATTTCGCCTTCGCCCACAAGTACGACCTGCCGATGAAAGCGGTGATTCGCACCTCCGCCGGTGACGAAACCCCGGCTCCGTGGCAGGACGCTTACGGCGAGCATGGCCAACTGATCAATTCCGGTGAGTTCGACGGCCTGGACTACCAGGGCGCGTTCGACGCCATCGAAGTGGCCCTGCAGAAGAAGGGCCTGGGCCAGGCCCGTACCCAGTTCCGCCTGCGCGACTGGGGCATCAGCCGCCAGCGCTACTGGGGCTGCCCGATTCCGATCATCCATTGCCCGAGCTGCGGCGACGTGCCAGTTCCGGAAGACCAGCTGCCGGTGGTTCTGCCGGAAGACGTCGTGCCGGACGGCGCGGGCAGCCCGCTGGCGAAGATGCCCGAGTTCTACGCCTGCACCTGCCCGAAATGCGGCACCACGGCCAAGCGCGAAACCGACACCATGGATACCTTCGTGGAAAGCTCCTGGTACTTCGCCCGCTACGCCTCGCCGAACTACGACAAGGGCATGGTCGACCCGGCCGCGGCCAACCACTGGCTGCCGGTGGACCAGTACATCGGCGGCATCGAACACGCCATTCTCCACCTGCTCTACGCACGCTTCTTCCACAAGCTGATGCGCGACGAAGGCCTGGTCAGCTCCAACGAGCCGTTCAAGAACCTGCTCACCCAGGGCATGGTCGTGGCCGAGACCTACTACCGCACGGCGGCCAACGGCGGCAAGGACTGGTTCAACCCGGCCGACGTCGAAGTGGAGCGTGATGCCAAGGCCAAAGTCATTGGCGCCCGCCTGAAGTCCGATGGCCTGCCGGTAGAAATCGGCGGCACCGAGAAAATGTCGAAGTCGAAGAACAACGGCGTCGACCCACAGGCGATGATCGACCAGTACGGCGCTGATACCTGCCGCCTGTTCATGATGTTCGCCTCGCCGCCGGACATGAGCCTGGAATGGTCCGACTCCGGCGTCGAGGGTGCCAGCCGCTTCCTCCGCCGCGTCTGGCGCCTGGCCCAAAGCCACGTCGCCGCAGGCCTTCCGACCGCCCTGGACCGCAGTGCCCTGAATGACGACCAGAAGGCCGTGCACCGCGCCATCCACCTGGCCATCAAACAAGCCAGCCAGGATATTGGCCAGTACCACAAGTTCAACACCGCTATCGCAGCTGTGATGACCCTGATGAACGTGCTGGAAAAGGCCGCACAGAGCAGCGCCGAAGACCGCGCCCTGCTTCAGGAAGGCCTGGAAGCCGTCGCCCTGCTGCTGGCCCCCATCACCCCGCACATCAGCCATGAGCTGTGGCGCGAACTGGGCCACGCCGACGCCATCATCGACGCCGACTGGCCGACCGTGGACGAAGCCGCCCTGGTGCAGGACAGCCTGCAACTGGTGGTGCAGGTCAACGGCAAGCTGCGTGGCCACATCGAAGTGCCGGCCGATGCCAGCCGCGAGGCGGTGGAAGCCACCGCACGCGCTAACGAGAACGTGCTGCGCTTCACCGACGGGCTGACCATACGCAAGGTCATCGTGGTGCCCGGCAAACTGGTCAATATCGTCGCCAACTGA
- a CDS encoding YdcF family protein — MPIRYIIKQFLLPPGGLLLLLLLAWWLRRRMPRLSLACFVAGLGGLWLMSLPIMVEWSARVLEREPPLAEAQWAQLAGRVDAIVVLGGGRERDDPAWGSDQPSAMALERLRYAARLARASRLPLLTSGGLHYGEPPSEARIMADTLERDFGLAVRWQEGESRTTWENATYSAKLLQPAGVRRVLLVTQAAHMPRARWCFERAGFEVVAAPMGYLGVPNARPLGGWLPESKAVWQSGMLLNEAIGLLAYPLAYD, encoded by the coding sequence ATGCCGATTCGCTACATCATCAAGCAATTCCTGCTGCCGCCCGGCGGCCTGCTGCTGTTGCTCTTGCTTGCCTGGTGGCTGCGTCGGCGCATGCCGCGCCTGTCGCTGGCCTGCTTCGTGGCGGGGCTCGGCGGCCTCTGGCTGATGAGTCTGCCGATCATGGTCGAATGGTCGGCCAGGGTGCTGGAGCGCGAACCACCTCTGGCCGAGGCGCAGTGGGCGCAGTTGGCCGGGCGGGTGGATGCCATTGTGGTTCTGGGCGGCGGTCGCGAGCGCGACGATCCGGCCTGGGGCAGCGACCAGCCATCGGCCATGGCCCTGGAGCGCCTGCGCTATGCCGCACGCCTGGCTCGTGCCAGCCGCCTGCCGCTGTTGACCAGCGGCGGCCTGCACTACGGCGAGCCTCCGAGCGAGGCGCGAATCATGGCCGACACGCTGGAACGGGACTTCGGCCTGGCCGTGCGCTGGCAGGAAGGGGAGAGCCGCACCACCTGGGAGAACGCGACCTACAGCGCGAAGCTGTTGCAACCGGCGGGTGTGCGCCGTGTGCTGCTGGTTACCCAGGCAGCCCACATGCCCCGGGCCCGCTGGTGTTTCGAGCGCGCAGGGTTCGAGGTGGTGGCGGCGCCCATGGGGTACCTGGGCGTGCCCAACGCTCGTCCGCTGGGCGGCTGGTTGCCGGAGTCGAAGGCGGTCTGGCAGAGCGGGATGCTGCTCAATGAGGCGATCGGGCTGCTGGCTTATCCACTGGCGTATGACTGA